The Blautia pseudococcoides genome segment GGCTTTGGTAGAGGAGGCCATGGAATTTACGGATATAAAAGATTTCAGGAAATTCCAGCCCGGAAAGCTCAGCGGCGGCCTTCTGAGACGTCTGAATATTGCCTGCGGTATTGCCCATAAGCCGGAGCTGATCTTTATGGATGAACCGACTGTAGCAGTTGACCCACAGAGCAGAAACAGCATTCTGGAGGGCATTAAAATGCTGAACCGAAACGGTGCCACTGTTATCTATACCACCCACTATATGGAAGAGGTGGAGCAGATATGCTCCCGCATTATGATCATGGATAAAGGCAGGGAGATCGCTTCCGGCACCAAAGAGGAGCTGAAGGGCCTGATCCGTACAGGTGAGAAGATCACTATAGAATTATCAGAACTTCCGTCGGAGATCATGGCGAAAATACAGAAAGTGGAAGGTGTACTGGAAGCGGAATATGCAGGGAATCTTTTGAAGGTGCAGTGCGAGAGCGGAGGCCACAGTCTCATTACGCTGCTGGATATTCTGCGGAAAAATAAGATATATTTCGGCAGGATATTTTCAGAGCCGCCTACATTAAACGATGTTTTCCTGGAAATCACAGGAAAAGAGCTGAGGGATTAGGGGGGATGGATATGTTCTGGAATATTTACAGTAAGCGTTTACTCAGTTCCATTCGGAACAAGGATCAGCTTATTTGGATTTGGGCCTTTCCGCTGATCATGGCGACCCTGTTTTATTTCTGCCTGTCATCCGTGTCACAGTCAGACAATTTGGAGTCTGTTCCGGTGGGCGTGGTTACTGATACCGCCTATGAGGAAGACCAGATGTTCAATCAGGTCTTGGAACAGGTGGGCAGCGGGGAGGATGCCATACTGAAGGTGACGGAATATGCGCAGAGGGACAAAGCGGACAGTGCGCTGGAGAAGGGAGACATTGACGGATATATTCTTATCAGGGAAAATATCCCCCAGCTTGTAGTGAAGCAGGACGGCATAAACCAGACAATCCTGAAAAGCTTTCTGGACCGCTATGTGCAGACAGAGGGAAATATAAGGTCCATAATGGAAAAGAATCCGGATTATGCCCTTGATTTTGAGGGGATCATGGGAGGAGATACCCTGACAGAGGAAATATCCCTCTCCTCGCAGCCCTATTCCCCGGTGGTGAACTTTTATTATGCCCTGATCGCAATGATATGCATGTACGGCGGTATGCAGGGGCTTACAAGTATCACATATCTGCAGGGAAACCTGTCCGCTCTGGGAGCCAGGCGCATGATGGCACCCCTTGGCAGGATCCGTGTGATTTTTTACGACCTGCTGGCCAGTGCAACGGTGCATATAATGAGCCTGTTGTTTCTATTGTTTTATATTACGGTTATTCTGAGAGTGGATTTTGGGGACCGGCTGCCTCTTCTCGTTCTCACGTGTCTGGCAGGCACTATCCTGGGTGTGGCGTTCGGTACGGCTATAAGCTGTCTGACTAAACTGGGAGAGAATATGAAAGTTGGAATTCTGGTATCCATTACTATGTTCTGCTGTTTTGGGGCAGGCATGATGGTTTCAGGCATGAAATATATTGTGGACCAGCATATGCCCATTATCTCCTGGCTGAACCCTGCGGCAAGGATATCAGATGCTTTTTACTGCCTGTACTATTTTGACGACTATCAGAGATACTGCCAGAACATAGCTGTGATACTGGCAATGGCAGCCGGAATGTTTCTGCTGTCAGCATTTTCTTTAAGGAGGCAGAATTATGAGAGTATTTAAGGTGTGTCTGTTGGTGATCAGACGCAGGATGGTCATGTTTGCCACTTATTTTATCATATTTATCGGCGTATCTATTATGCTCTCACAGTTTAGCAGACAGAGCTACAGCAGTGTATTTGAGGAGAGCCGCCCTGCGTTCACAGTGATAAACAGAGATAAAGAAACAATTTATACGGAAAAAATGATGGATTTTTTAAAGGAGCATGGAACTTATGTGCCTCTTGAAGATGATATGGAAGCCATTCAGGATGCCAGATTTAACGAGGCAGTCAGCTATATCCTGATCATCCCGGAGGGGTTCCAGGATGCCCTGAAGGATCAGAAACCGGTCAAATTACTGGAAAATATGATACAGGACTCTGCCAGTGGATATCAGATGAGTAGTTATGTCAACCAGTATTGGGGCTATATACAGACCAGGGAAAAGATAGAGGAGAATCCGGACAGAGAGAAAATTGCAGATGAGGTATCAGAACTTTTAAACAGAAGTGTCAGCGTGGAAAAACGCCAGTATTTGAAGACACAGCCCGTCTCCGAGGGATTTAAGGCTCAATATCAGGTGGCGCCGTATATCATTTTGGTTATCTGTGTTCTCTGCATTACCTCCATATTTCTCAGCTTCCAGAGGCCGGATATTCGTATGAGGAATCTGTGCGGGCCTTTGAAACCATTTACACGGCTGTGGCAGATGGGATTGGGATGTTCATGTGTTGGGATTGTATTTTGGATCATACTTACAGCCGCAGGACTTTTCCTATATTATGATTCGGTGAAGGACATGGATATCAGGATCACAGGCCTGATCCTGCTGAACAACTTTATCATGCTTTTGCTTGCTATGGCAGTCTCGGTGCTGGCATCCCTCTTTGTCAGGGATACGAATATGCAGAATGCGGCAGCCAATATACTGGCCCTGGGCCTGTCTTTCCTGGGGGGAGCATTTGTGCCCATCAGCATTATGGGGGACAGCGTTCTGAAAGTTGCCAGATGCCTGCCCGTATACTGGTACGAAGAATGCCTGGATGAAATCAGCGGCCTGACTGGATTCGGCATGGAGAATCTGCTTCCGGTGTGGAAGTGTATGGGGATCCTTCTGGGATTCACAATAGCAGTCCTCTGTGTTACGCTGGCAGTAAATAAGCAGAAAAGCGGTGCGGAGGAGTCCTTCGGAACCACAAAGACAGAGATAGGGATGTAACAGTAAAGCCGCCGTTTTTCAAAAAAGAAAACCGGCGGCTGAAAGTATGTATGCGGCTGTAAGGAGGATTACAAGTCCGACTGCGTTCAAGGCCAGAAAAAGCAGCAGATAGGAACGAAAATCCCCCTCCTCGGTCTTGAGATAAAATTTCATGGAGATCAGGCTTGCCAGAGAGGCGATGGGAGTTCCCAGACCGCCCAGATTGGTGCCCACCAAAAGGGCCTTCCAATTCTCCGTAAAAGAAGACAGAAGCACAGCAGCGGGGACATTACTGATGATCTGGCTGGAGAGCACAGAAGTCAGCATGCCGTTTTTTGTCATACACGCGGACAGAAAGGAGCGCATGGTTTCCATTCTGCCCAGATTTCCGGAAAAGACGAAAAAGCATACAAAAGTTGCCAGAAGAAAATAGTCTACGTTCCAAAAGATGTCCCTGGAAAGAAGTATAAGACATACAATAACACACAAGGTCAATGCCTGATAGGGTAGAACATGGAAGATAGTCAGCAGGCACAAAAGAAAAAGGACTGTAAAAACAGCCAGAAGCCGTGGATGCTCCAGAGGGGAAGACTCCTTAAAGTACACCCTCACAGGTTCCTGACGCACGAACCGGATACAAAAAAGAAGCAGAATAAGGCTAATAGCAGTGAAGGGCAGCATGGTGAGAAAAAATTCTCCCATTCCCAGCCCATATCTGGAACAGAGAAAAAGGTTCTGGGGATTTCCGGGGGGAGTAGCCATGCTTCCAAGATTGGCAGCTATGGTCTGCAGCACAATGATCGGCGCGGTATGTCTGTCCTGTTTAATAATATGTAGTACCAGGATGGTGAAGGGAACAAAGGTAAGGAGCGCCACGTCATTTGTGATCACCATGGAGCAGAAAAACGGCAGCAGTACCAGGGCGAGAGCAAGCCCGCGCATATGGTTCTGGGCACCCAGGAGTTTTTCGGCCAGTATACGGAAAATACCGCATTTCTGAAAACCTGCCGTCACAGCCATGAGACAAAACAGGAGGCACAGAGTGCGCAGGTCTATATAGCCCGCATATTCCGCATCAGGCTTTACAGCCAGCATGGAAAGCAGGGCGAAAAGGAGCGAGATGCAGAAAACAGTCTCCTCCCGGAGTGTTTTATACAGTAAGGACCTCATAGTCATCCACCTCATAAGAAAGCCGTCTCCCGCAGCAGGCCATCGGTATGGTCTTCCACAGGATGCGGCTTTTAGATTTCATATATTTTTTCAGTCTCAGGCATTCTGCGCTTTGATGGACTCCAGCGCCAGCGCAAGCTGATCCGGACAGGATGTACCACGTCCGCCGCAGTCTGTCCCTTTCAGGCGCTCAATGACTTCATCAACCTTCATGCCTTTTACCAGGCTGGCAATCCCTTTCGTATTGCCATTGCATCCCCCATTGAATTTTACAGATGAGATCGTATCCCCATCCAGTTCAATCTCGATGGAACGCGAACAGACACCTTTAGTCTTATATACAGTCATAATCATATCCTCCGTTTCGTATTATCCTGCGGATAATTATAGCAGATATGCGGGGAAAAGAAAATAGGGATTTTACGGGGAGGCAGGGATTCTATGCTTGCATTTTACAAAACACGCTGCTAATAATCACCGCTGTTTTGTGCTTTTTTCTGTCTATAGAGAGGAAAGCAGTTCACGGTTATACAGGAAAGTAAAAAATGGTATAAAGCCTGCGGCGGCCGGTTATTCATTCAGTCTGCAGCAGGTTTTGATGTCACATTATTTCTTAAAATAACAGAAAAAGGTTATATAAACTTAAATGCTTTCATTTATATATCATGTAATCTGTAATAACAGCGGAAAACAGGACCGCTGGAGGTAAATTCTTTTACAGTGCAGCTTCTGTCTGCATTGATGCATATCGCCGCTTATTTCCAAACACTTAAAAACTATAAGAATCCGGAGGTGATGCAAATGGCAAGTGTTTTTGGGATTGTATGTCAAATAGACGAAAATAAGTGTAATCTGTAAAATGGCCTGAAGTAAAAATTCACTTCAGACCATTCTATATTTCATGTTAAAATCTTTTAAAAAGCACTAGAGCATACAATGCTCAAGTTATTATATGCATTGCATTGAAAGGTAAAGACAGTTATAAACTAAATTTTTAATTTTACTAATTTTAAAACTTACGGGCACCATCTAGTTGCCTGAATAAGTTTTCCGCCTGAATAATTAGCATAATCAGTTTCAGCCCTCAAAATGTAGTAAGAGCCAAAGTATGTCATGCCTGAACCGTATGCCTTATGCTGAGCATTATTACTTGAAAAAGTAAACAGCGGTGAATACACACCATCGCGATTTGAGTCTAATCTTGTTCTTGCATAAAGTGTTCCACCCTTTTTAAAGAGCGTACTAGTTTGTCCAGTGTTACTTGTTGCTAAAGTGGTAACATATGCATTGTAATCTCCATCATTTGATTTTTTTGCTGCTGAAGAAGTGTCAACCTTCTGCCCATTGGTTGTAAAATAGAATGTACTATTTACATTGCCAGCCATTACACAAACGGAAGATAACATTGTAACAGCCATAGTTGCACATAAAACTTTAAAAATTTTTTTCATCTTCTACCTGCCTCCTTTTTTAAACTTTTACTTTTTTTACCTTTCATGCAATGCAAAATAATAAACAAATAAATAAGAAACCCTATCTAGCCTACAATTTCAATATTATCTATAGCATTAATGTAAATATAATCCGTATACTCCTTTTCCTGAATACGGAACTGCCACACAGGAATCATATCACACACCCACCGTTCCTCTTTATTTTTCTTTGTGGGTAGAGGGTAATAGATTAGTTTCATCTGATCGATTGTAATGTCTTCTACAAAAGCCATTTCAAACTTTTTTTGTAGTGTTTCATAAATTTCCTGCAGACTTACTAATTTCACCGTCTGCTTATCTAAAATCTCATAACGCCTTCCAAATCGAATGTACTCTATTCCATTCTGAGTATATCCAACCTCTGTCATACTATATGGTATATATAAATCATCCTGTCGAGTGATGGAACGATTTAATACAGGAATCCCATCTATGGTCTGTTCAAAAAAAATCCAATAGCAATTGTCCCCATCGCTCCAGTCTCTCATAGATTCCCCCTCTGGTTTTGCCTGTTCATTTTCCGGAGCATTAATATATTCCTCCTGCATTTTACTCATCTGCTGCCAATTAAAAGCATAAGCCTGATACATTTGAACATCTTCAAATCCAGATATTTCATTTACATACTGTCTAGCCTTATCTGTAGATTCTCCTAAAGTAGCAAAAGAAAATTCTTGATTGTTTTTCTCACCGTCAATCACAACCTGAATTTCAGTTCCTATGTAACTAACAGGAAAAAAGGCAGAAATCTCATTCCAATGATCTGTTTCTATATAAGCGTCTTCATCTGCCATTACCAGACCATCCATGTTCATCCAATTACTCCCTAGATTACCCTGGAAACTGTATCCATAACCAGCTTTGCCCCTATTTTCAACCTTCACATTTTCCGGCATATTTCCAAGCAAGGATGGTATTAATTTCTGTCCATCATACTTTTGTGCAATAACATGAAACAAACTAATCGTATCCAAATTTATGTCCGGCATTTCAACAATCGCATCAAATTTTACTCCTTCTGTCAATGAAAAATTAATCTTATCTCCATCTTGCAAATCCTCTCCATTTTCAACAATCATAGTTTCTTTCTTATCCCGAACATCATCTATCAATTTTGTTTCCTTTTCATCGTTTGTTTTTTGACAACCCGTCAAAACAACGCACACAACTAACATATTTAGAAAGTACCTTACATATTTCACAAGTCTCATCACCCCATCTAATTATATTTTTTCGACAATCTTCCCCTTATCAAATTCAACAACTGTATCGCACAAAACAGATATATCTTCCTTATTATGACTAGCTAGTAAAATGGTTTTTCCCTCTTTTTTTAGCTCTGTTAAAAGTGTTCTGACATCTTGTACCCCTTGATTATCCAGTCCATTCATTGGTTCATCCAAAATCAGAAGAGAGGGTTCCTCCATAATCGCTTGTGCTATTCCCAAACGTTGCTTCATTCCCAGAGAATATTTTCCTACATGTTTTTTACTCTTGCCATCTAATCCTACCCTTTCCATAACATCCATTATGTCTTGTCTGGATATTTTTTTCTTGATACCTCCCAGAAAATTAAGATTCTGATATCCATTATATCCCGGTAAAAATCCAGGATTTTCAATGATTACTCCTACATCGGAAGGAGCTTCGATATCCTTCCCAAGTTTTTTTCCTTCAATAAAAATTTCCCCTATATCAACTTTCAAAAATCCACAGATACACTTAAACAATACCGTTTTTCCGCTTCCGTTTCGCCCTATCACACCATGGATTTTTCCTTTCTCAAAAGTTAATGATACATCATCCAAAGCTTTATACTCTTGAAACTTCTTTGTTATACTTCTTATCTCAATCATATTTTCCATACTATTTTAGACCTCATCTGAAAAATTCAAATCTTTTTTACAGATACCTTTCCACGAAAATATCATACAAAGTAGGATCAAACCAATCAAAACACCATAAGCATAACCAAAAGAGACCCCATATCCATATTCTTTCCATTTATAGTTTGCAAGGCTCATCCAGAGAGGTGGCGAAAAGTAATACCCTGTGCTAAATTTTGCCAGCCGTACAATCAATAAGGGCGAAAGTCCAAGGACCACGCTTACGACACTGCCTGTTCCCTTCTTCAGATAAAAATTAAAAACATAATTACATACACCGATCAGCACTACATTCAACCAAACCGATATAATAGTCAAAGCCATTGCATCCATTGGACTATGTTGAACAATAATCGCATAATTAAATTGCTCCATTCCAAACTGACTTGCTGCACTTGTTTGTGCCAAACTTCCTAATATCTTTCCCCAACCGGTATCCCATTCCAGCATAGGAAGTATTGAAACTATTGGCAAAATACCCACTCCCACTGAATATAAAAATGAAAGTAACCAAATATATAACATGTTTCCCAAAAACCAGTTACTCCTTCCAGCTCTCAGAATTTGCCAACTACTATTTGCATGAAGAAACGGAGCATCACAAAACAGAAACAGTGCACCCAAAATAATAAATAATTGATTACTCGAATTTTCAGTAAGCAAGGCAAAAATCCATGGTGAACAATTCTTTCCAACCGAACCACAAAAACTCCTGATTGCTCCGATGTCAGGAGCAAATGAAAAGTATACCCATAGAAATGCCAGATAAAATCTTGGTGAAATTAAAATTTTTCTAAACCCCACCATGCATACACGCAAAACTTTTCTCAATTTATCCATGTAGTCTCCTTTTCTTTAACCAGAAAATAAAAAGAATACACTCAAGACAAATAAGGCTGGCAAAATATAAAAATACACAAATCATAAGTTTGCCAATGTCAGTAAAGATCCTGGAAAAATAGCCTCCTGTCTTCATAATATAATACCATCTGCATATCCCTGGAAGACCCAAAACATTACACAACAGAACGCTTCCGTTATAAAATATAACTGGCATACTAAATAATAGAAACACATTTTCTATCTTTGCAGAGATAACCAGCGCAAATACTGCCAGAAACGAATAGCCCATTGCCTCAGTTGAAAATACAGCCAAAAAATATAAACTTTTAAAGTGTTGAAGAATTAGAGGATCATAGCCACTTAAAATATCCTTTCCCATGTATAACTGTAAAGTTTCTAATTCGGTAGGCAGAATAATGGGAAGTTTAATTGCCATAAGCCCAAAACATATTATATATCCTAAAAATACTGTCAAAAATGCTCCTATAGCTGCTGTTAAAGTATGGGACCAGCAATATTGGGTTATTCCAATCCTACACTTCAAGTAATACACATAATTATTTTGTAAATCTTCCCAATAACTCAGGCTATAAGGTAAAACGATAAGTACAGTAAACACTGTCAAAAATGCTCCTAGTCCGCCACGGGCACTTACCAAATAATATACAGAGCACGCA includes the following:
- a CDS encoding ABC transporter ATP-binding protein, with the protein product MIIEVNNLVKRYKDLVALDHFNLQVKKGEIYGLLGPNGSGKTTAINCMLALLKYDKGEIRLFGEIMAPDNRAVKQRIGVVMQNVAVFNELTVYENIDYFCGMYVPEKTKRKALVEEAMEFTDIKDFRKFQPGKLSGGLLRRLNIACGIAHKPELIFMDEPTVAVDPQSRNSILEGIKMLNRNGATVIYTTHYMEEVEQICSRIMIMDKGREIASGTKEELKGLIRTGEKITIELSELPSEIMAKIQKVEGVLEAEYAGNLLKVQCESGGHSLITLLDILRKNKIYFGRIFSEPPTLNDVFLEITGKELRD
- a CDS encoding ABC transporter permease yields the protein MFWNIYSKRLLSSIRNKDQLIWIWAFPLIMATLFYFCLSSVSQSDNLESVPVGVVTDTAYEEDQMFNQVLEQVGSGEDAILKVTEYAQRDKADSALEKGDIDGYILIRENIPQLVVKQDGINQTILKSFLDRYVQTEGNIRSIMEKNPDYALDFEGIMGGDTLTEEISLSSQPYSPVVNFYYALIAMICMYGGMQGLTSITYLQGNLSALGARRMMAPLGRIRVIFYDLLASATVHIMSLLFLLFYITVILRVDFGDRLPLLVLTCLAGTILGVAFGTAISCLTKLGENMKVGILVSITMFCCFGAGMMVSGMKYIVDQHMPIISWLNPAARISDAFYCLYYFDDYQRYCQNIAVILAMAAGMFLLSAFSLRRQNYESI
- a CDS encoding ABC transporter permease, producing MRVFKVCLLVIRRRMVMFATYFIIFIGVSIMLSQFSRQSYSSVFEESRPAFTVINRDKETIYTEKMMDFLKEHGTYVPLEDDMEAIQDARFNEAVSYILIIPEGFQDALKDQKPVKLLENMIQDSASGYQMSSYVNQYWGYIQTREKIEENPDREKIADEVSELLNRSVSVEKRQYLKTQPVSEGFKAQYQVAPYIILVICVLCITSIFLSFQRPDIRMRNLCGPLKPFTRLWQMGLGCSCVGIVFWIILTAAGLFLYYDSVKDMDIRITGLILLNNFIMLLLAMAVSVLASLFVRDTNMQNAAANILALGLSFLGGAFVPISIMGDSVLKVARCLPVYWYEECLDEISGLTGFGMENLLPVWKCMGILLGFTIAVLCVTLAVNKQKSGAEESFGTTKTEIGM
- a CDS encoding SLC13 family permease; protein product: MRSLLYKTLREETVFCISLLFALLSMLAVKPDAEYAGYIDLRTLCLLFCLMAVTAGFQKCGIFRILAEKLLGAQNHMRGLALALVLLPFFCSMVITNDVALLTFVPFTILVLHIIKQDRHTAPIIVLQTIAANLGSMATPPGNPQNLFLCSRYGLGMGEFFLTMLPFTAISLILLLFCIRFVRQEPVRVYFKESSPLEHPRLLAVFTVLFLLCLLTIFHVLPYQALTLCVIVCLILLSRDIFWNVDYFLLATFVCFFVFSGNLGRMETMRSFLSACMTKNGMLTSVLSSQIISNVPAAVLLSSFTENWKALLVGTNLGGLGTPIASLASLISMKFYLKTEEGDFRSYLLLFLALNAVGLVILLTAAYILSAAGFLF
- a CDS encoding TIGR03905 family TSCPD domain-containing protein → MTVYKTKGVCSRSIEIELDGDTISSVKFNGGCNGNTKGIASLVKGMKVDEVIERLKGTDCGGRGTSCPDQLALALESIKAQNA
- a CDS encoding ABC transporter ATP-binding protein, translated to MENMIEIRSITKKFQEYKALDDVSLTFEKGKIHGVIGRNGSGKTVLFKCICGFLKVDIGEIFIEGKKLGKDIEAPSDVGVIIENPGFLPGYNGYQNLNFLGGIKKKISRQDIMDVMERVGLDGKSKKHVGKYSLGMKQRLGIAQAIMEEPSLLILDEPMNGLDNQGVQDVRTLLTELKKEGKTILLASHNKEDISVLCDTVVEFDKGKIVEKI